One Mercurialis annua linkage group LG3, ddMerAnnu1.2, whole genome shotgun sequence DNA window includes the following coding sequences:
- the LOC126673851 gene encoding RING-H2 finger protein ATL46-like: MSRILYEINQKDSFFINPPPSNSTPSSSSFNKISPAILLVIIILAVIFFISGVVHLLVRCFMKRSHFSAIYHSNRYPETTRSQSLQRQLQQLFRQHDSGLDQAFIDALPVFHYKDIMGLREPFDCAVCLCEFSDKDRLRLLPTCSHAFHIDCIYTWLLSNSTCPLCRATLLSSGLNPLVNFDSLREVANGLSGDHGDGKEEEGEKKMVFSVRLGKFRGVNEGEVIIGSEEEIRRKLDGRRCYSMGRAEYVVGDSDLQVALSHDNVLCRGRTRRDSLSVSKIWLWSKNSRIPMGSSHLDMSSSSSSSIC; the protein is encoded by the coding sequence ATGAGTAGAATTCTATACGAAATCAACCAAAAAGATAGTTTTTTCATAAACCCACCTCCTTCAAATTCaacaccatcatcatcatcttttAACAAGATCAGTCCTGCAATTCTGTTGGTAATCATAATTCTAGCCGTTATCTTCTTCATCTCCGGTGTTGTTCATTTGCTCGTCAGATGTTTCATGAAAAGATCGCATTTCTCAGCAATTTATCACTCCAATAGATACCCAGAAACCACAAGGTCTCAGTCTCTTCAACGCCAGCTTCAACAGCTTTTTCGCCAGCATGATTCCGGTCTAGACCAAGCTTTCATCGACGCATTACCTGTTTTTCACTACAAAGACATCATGGGATTACGAGAGCCGTTCGATTGCGCCGTTTGTTTGTGTGAATTCTCAGACAAAGATAGACTAAGATTGCTTCCTACGTGTAGCCATGCATTTCATATTGACTGTATTTACACGTGGCTTCTGTCGAATTCTACTTGCCCTCTTTGTAGAGCTACCCTTTTGAGCTCCGGTCTTAACCCGTTGGTGAATTTTGATTCTTTGAGAGAAGTGGCTAATGGGCTGTCTGGTGATCATGGAGATGGTAAGGAAGAGGAAGGTGAAAAGAAGATGGTGTTTTCTGTAAGACTTGGAAAGtttaggggtgtaaatgaaggGGAGGTTATAATTGGGAGTGAAGAAGAGATTAGAAGAAAGTTGGACGGGAGAAGATGTTACTCAATGGGGAGAGCTGAGTATGTGGTGGGTGATTCAGATTTGCAGGTAGCTTTGTCGCATGATAATGTGTTGTGCAGAGGTAGGACGAGAAGAGATAGCTTGTCTGTGTCTAAGATTTGGCTTTGGTCTAAAAACAGCAGAATTCCGATGGGTAGTTCACATTTGGatatgtcttcttcttcttcttcttcgatcTGTTAA
- the LOC126673850 gene encoding probable inactive receptor kinase At2g26730: MSRVQFSIWVMLALIVLIVPMANSEEENVRRSLVRFMQNLSGGKIQNDPKWGWNETSDPCSAAWSGVSCDSKSQAVKKIVLEDFNFTGNFDASSVCSAQSLTVLSLNRNGISGSIPEEIRNCRRLTHLFLNGNKLSGDIPESLSQLGNLKRLQISNNSLSGQIIGLSRISGLISFLAENNRLSGEIPEFHFSNLQEFNVANNYFSGPIPDVKSKFISDSFSGNPGLCGNPLPNSCPPAAPPQTGTKSKHSSKNRFLIYSGYIILVLAVLSLIVLKLISKKKSEKEKTESKETSTETSSGESKTTRNRSEYSITSAESGMPSSSLVVLTSPLVKELKFEDLLRAPAELLGKGKHGSLYKVLLNDGVILTVKRIRDWGISKEVFDNRMQRIHQVKHPKLLSPVAFYCSKQEKLLVYEFHQNGSLFKLLHGSQYGKVFDWGSRLTVATIIAETLAFVHQEFREDRIAHGNLKSTNILFNLNMEPCISEYGLMEIENQDQLAPSKTDSYKHNARTKDRLHAAFEADVYGFGVILLELLTGKVVQNNGFDLAKWVHSVVSEEWTVEVFDKALMSEGASEERMVNLLQVALKCISPSPTERPTTAQIVVMINSIKEDEERSIISEP; encoded by the exons ATGAGTCGAGTTCAATTTTCTATCTGGGTAATGCTTGCTTTGATCGTTCTTATTGTTCCAATGGCGAATTCAGAAGAGGAAAATGTAAGGCGGTCCTTAGTGCGATTCATGCAGAATCTTTCAGGAGGAAAGATACAGAATGACCCGAAATGGGGATGGAACGAAACTTCTGACCCTTGCAGTGCCGCATGGTCCGGTGTGAGCTGTGATTCCAAGTCACAGGCAGTAAAGAAAATAGTTCTTGAAGATTTCAATTTTACGGGAAATTTTGATGCCAGTTCCGTATGCTCAGCGCAGTCTCTTACTGTCTTGAGTTTGAACCGAAATGGCATTTCTGGCTCGATACCTGAAGAGATTAGAAATTGCAGACGCTTAACTCACTTGTTTCTGAATGGGAACAAGTTATCTGGAGATATTCCTGAATCTCTTTCCCAGCTTGGTAACTTGAAAAGGCTTCAAATTTCCAACAATAGCTTGTCAGGTCAAATTATCGGCCTGTCTCGGATTTCAGGCCTCATATCCTTTCTTGCTGAAAACAATCGTCTAAGTGGGGAAATTCCAGAATTTCATTTTTCCAATCTTCAGGAATTCAATGTGGCTAACAACTATTTCAGCGGACCAATTCCTGATGTCAAAAGCAAGTTCATTTCCGACAGCTTTTCTGGTAATCCTGGATTATGCGGAAACCCATTACCAAATTCGTGTCCACCAGCAGCTCCTCCTCAGACAGGAACAAAGTCGAagcattcatcaaaaaatagGTTCCTTATCTATTCAGGATACATAATTCTTGTCCTGGCTGTTCTGTcacttattgttttaaaattaattagcaaAAAGAAGtcggaaaaagaaaaaaccgaATCTAAAGAGACATCAACCGAGACGAGTAGTGGTGAATCCAAGACGACCAGAAATAGATCAGAATACTCAATAACATCAGCAGAAAGCGGAATGCCTTCATCGTCACTAGTGGTTCTTACAAGTCCTTTAGTGAAGGAGTTGAAATTTGAAGACTTGCTTCGAGCTCCAGCCGAGTTGCTTGGAAAAGGAAAGCATGGAAGCTTGTACAAGGTTTTGCTTAATGATGGGGTGATCCTGACAGTGAAGAGAATCAGGGATTGGGGCATTTCTAAGGAAGTTTTCGACAACAGGATGCAGAGGATACATCAAGTGAAGCATCCGAAACTTTTATCTCCAGTCGCTTTTTATTGCTCGAAACAAGAGAAGCTTCTGGTTTATGAATTTCATCAGAATGGCAGTCTCTTCAAGCTTCTTCATG GATCCCAATATGGAAAAGTATTCGACTGGGGAAGCAGGTTGACCGTGGCAACCATAATCGCGGAGACATTAGCATTCGTTCATCAGGAATTTCGCGAAGACAGGATTGCTCATGGAAACCTGAAATCCACCAACATTTTATTCAATCTGAATATGGAACCCTGCATTAGTGAATATGGTCTAATGGAAATTGAAAACCAGGATCAGTTAGCCCCATCTAAAACTGATAGTTACAAACACAATGCTCGAACCAAAGACCGGCTTCACGCTGCCTTCGAGGCTGATGTGTACGGTTTTGGTGTGATTCTTCTGGAGCTTCTGACAGGAAAAGTGGTTCAAAATAATGGGTTTGATTTGGCAAAATGGGTTCACTCAGTGGTTAGTGAAGAATGGACTGTCGAAGTTTTTGACAAGGCTTTAATGTCAGAAGGTGCAAGTGAAGAGAGAATGGTTAACCTGTTGCAGGTTGCATTGAAATGCATTAGTCCTTCTCCAACTGAAAGACCAACCACAGCTCAAATAGTTGTGATGATTAATTCAATAAAAGAGGATGAAGAGAGATCTATAATCTCTGAACCATGA
- the LOC126673852 gene encoding ubiquitin-conjugating enzyme E2 4-like isoform X3, which yields MLSRMMSDYNVETINDGLNEFNVEFHGPKESVYEGGIWKIRVELPDAYPYKSPSIGFVNKIYHPNVDELLFIDYSSGSVCLDVINQSWSPMFDLLNIFEVFLPQLLLYPNPSDPLNGDAASLMMKNREQYDEKVKEYRDKYAKKGNIMNSTAEELSDEEEASDEESGSSDDDFAGHVDP from the exons ATGCTATCCAGGATGATGAGTGATTACAATGTGGAGACAATAAATGATGGGCTGAATGAATTTAATGTGGAGTTTCATGGTCCTAAAGAAA GCGTTTATGAAGGTGGAATCTGGAAAATCCGAGTTGAACTTCCTGATGCTTATCCATATAAGTCTCCATCTATTGGGTTTGTGAACAAGATATACCACCCCAATGTTGATGAACT TCTGTTCATTGATTACAGTTCTGGTTCTGTATGCTTGGATGTTATCAACCAGTCATGGAGTCCGATGTTTG atcttttgaatatttttgaagtATTTTTGCCTCAGCTGTTGCTTTATCCAAATCCTTCCGATCCACTCAATGGTGATGCAGCTTCATTAATGATGAAGAATCGAGAACAGTATGATGAAAAAGTAAAAG AGTACCGTGATAAATACGCGAAGAAGGGAAATATCATGAACTCTACAGCTGAAGAGCTGAGTGACGAGGAGGAGGCCAGTGATGAAGAAAGCGGATCAAGCGATGATGATTTTGCTGGACATGTAGACCCGTAA
- the LOC126673852 gene encoding ubiquitin-conjugating enzyme E2-23 kDa-like isoform X1, producing the protein MSSPSKRREMDVMKLMMSDYNVETINDGLNEFNVEFHGPKESVYEGGIWKIRVELPDAYPYKSPSIGFVNKIYHPNVDELLFIDYSSGSVCLDVINQSWSPMFDLLNIFEVFLPQLLLYPNPSDPLNGDAASLMMKNREQYDEKVKEYRDKYAKKGNIMNSTAEELSDEEEASDEESGSSDDDFAGHVDP; encoded by the exons ATGTCGTCTCCAAGCAAAAGGAGGGAGATGGATGTCATGAAGTT GATGATGAGTGATTACAATGTGGAGACAATAAATGATGGGCTGAATGAATTTAATGTGGAGTTTCATGGTCCTAAAGAAA GCGTTTATGAAGGTGGAATCTGGAAAATCCGAGTTGAACTTCCTGATGCTTATCCATATAAGTCTCCATCTATTGGGTTTGTGAACAAGATATACCACCCCAATGTTGATGAACT TCTGTTCATTGATTACAGTTCTGGTTCTGTATGCTTGGATGTTATCAACCAGTCATGGAGTCCGATGTTTG atcttttgaatatttttgaagtATTTTTGCCTCAGCTGTTGCTTTATCCAAATCCTTCCGATCCACTCAATGGTGATGCAGCTTCATTAATGATGAAGAATCGAGAACAGTATGATGAAAAAGTAAAAG AGTACCGTGATAAATACGCGAAGAAGGGAAATATCATGAACTCTACAGCTGAAGAGCTGAGTGACGAGGAGGAGGCCAGTGATGAAGAAAGCGGATCAAGCGATGATGATTTTGCTGGACATGTAGACCCGTAA
- the LOC126673852 gene encoding ubiquitin-conjugating enzyme E2 4-like isoform X2: MSSPSKRREMDVMKLMMSDYNVETINDGLNEFNVEFHGPKESVYEGGIWKIRVELPDAYPYKSPSIGFVNKIYHPNVDELSGSVCLDVINQSWSPMFDLLNIFEVFLPQLLLYPNPSDPLNGDAASLMMKNREQYDEKVKEYRDKYAKKGNIMNSTAEELSDEEEASDEESGSSDDDFAGHVDP, translated from the exons ATGTCGTCTCCAAGCAAAAGGAGGGAGATGGATGTCATGAAGTT GATGATGAGTGATTACAATGTGGAGACAATAAATGATGGGCTGAATGAATTTAATGTGGAGTTTCATGGTCCTAAAGAAA GCGTTTATGAAGGTGGAATCTGGAAAATCCGAGTTGAACTTCCTGATGCTTATCCATATAAGTCTCCATCTATTGGGTTTGTGAACAAGATATACCACCCCAATGTTGATGAACT TTCTGGTTCTGTATGCTTGGATGTTATCAACCAGTCATGGAGTCCGATGTTTG atcttttgaatatttttgaagtATTTTTGCCTCAGCTGTTGCTTTATCCAAATCCTTCCGATCCACTCAATGGTGATGCAGCTTCATTAATGATGAAGAATCGAGAACAGTATGATGAAAAAGTAAAAG AGTACCGTGATAAATACGCGAAGAAGGGAAATATCATGAACTCTACAGCTGAAGAGCTGAGTGACGAGGAGGAGGCCAGTGATGAAGAAAGCGGATCAAGCGATGATGATTTTGCTGGACATGTAGACCCGTAA
- the LOC126673853 gene encoding RING-H2 finger protein ATL48-like, whose amino-acid sequence MGTSEPNLEDFFEEKNRVRNPLVPIGALVTAGVLTAGLFSFRQGNSHLGQILMRARVVVQGATVALMVGTAHYYGDTPWTKPN is encoded by the exons ATGGGCACATCCGAACCCAATTTGGAAGATTTTTTTGAAGAGAAGAACCGAGTTAGGAATCCTCTTGTACCCATCG GTGCACTCGTAACAGCAGGAGTACTCACAGCTGGTTTATTCAGTTTCAGGCAAGGAAATTCTCATCTGGGTCAGATTTTAATGAGAGCAAGGGTGGTCGTCCAAGGTGCTACGGTGGCACTTATGGTCGGCACCGCTCATTACTACGGAGATACCCCTTGGACAAAGCCAAATTGA
- the LOC126672898 gene encoding transcription elongation factor TFIIS-like, producing the protein MVYSGRSYETEKDLINLFEVALFASKGAGKRDERRCRRALTRIKEYPHHHISAQFLLRNKIATGIMSMRSHPCHKIQRLSRQIVSMWKTKFSHEPTPTAEKPSKFQNSGTSKKVPTCNSSARDNLTKEILKGLRMVLQETNNIPTPCDPVRVAASLESELFLKWGVLSNGNRNKYNSVLSKLKDPKNSDFRTRILIGEISPERVVFLSTLEIAGDLREARHRAQLSTKLLRFFTCLPWKSRA; encoded by the exons ATGGTTTACAGCGGAAGAAGCTATGAGACTGAGAAAGATCTCATAAATTTGTTCGAAGTTGCATTGTTTGCGTCAAAAGGAGCCGGCAAAAGAGATGAACGTCGATGCCGCCGTGCACTAACTCGCATAAAGGAGTACCCTCATCATCATATTTCTGCCCAGTTTCTTCTCCGCAACAAAATCGCCACAGGCATTATGTCAATGAGATCACACCCTTGCCACAAAATCCAGAGGCTATCTCGTCAGATAGTTTCAATGTGGAAGACCAAGTTTTCTCACGAACCAACTCCCACAGCCGAGAAACCTTCTAAATTTCAGAACAGCGGAACCAGCAAGAAAGTTCCAACGTGCAACAGTTCCGCCAGGGACAATTTAACGAAAGAAATATTAAAGGGTTTACGCATGGTGCTTCAGGAAACAAATAATATCCCTACTCCATGTGATCCGGTGAGAGTTGCTGCTTCTTTGGAGTCTGAATTGTTTCTTAAGTGGGGAGTCTTGAGTAATGGAAACCGTAATAAATACAATTCAGTCTTGTCCAAACTCAAAGATCCGAAGAACTCAGATTTTCGGACAAGAATTCTGATCGGGGAAATTAGTCCTGAGAGAGTAGTTTTCTTGAGCACGCTTGAGATAGCCGGTGATCTCCGGGAAGCCCGCCATCGAGCTCAA CTTTCTACTAAGCTCTTAAGGTTCTTCACTTGCTTGCCATGGAAATCAAGAGCCTAG
- the LOC126673442 gene encoding protease Do-like 9, whose amino-acid sequence MGQSRRSRKSKTLSTTKSTSKTTINNELIGLTNSKHGHGKIRRVLPDMDAVVKVFCVHTEPNYSLPWQRNRQYSSFSSGFVIGGRRILTNAHSVEHYTQVKLKKRGSDTKYLATVLAIGTECDIAMLTVDGDEFWEGVSAIEFGELPALQDSVTVVGYPIGGDTISVTSGVVSRIEILSYAHGCTELLGLQIDAAINSGNSGGPTFNDKGQCIGIAFQSYSHTDAENIGYVIPTPVISHFIKDFEKNGAYTGFPLLGIKWQKMENPDLRMAVGMKHDQKGVRIKRIDPTTPESEVLKPSDIILSFDGVDIANDGTVPFRHGERIGFSYLVSKKYTGDNAVITILRDSEILIVDITLSVYQYIVPAHVQGRPPYYIISGFVFIAVSDPYLIAEYGDDMEGPVKLMEKVTHSMRRSPDEEIVLVSQVLAADINVGYEDIVDTQVIAFNGRPVRNLKSLACMVEFCTDEYLKFELEYDQIAVLRTEPAKEATDDILTTHSIPSAMSDDIKEFIS is encoded by the exons ATGGGACAGTCAAGAAGAAGCCGCAAATCTAAAACTCTTTCAACCACCAAATCCACCTCCAAAACTACCATAAACAACGAACTCATCGGTCTCACCAACAGTAAACACGGTCATGGAAAGATTAGGAGAGTGCTGCCAGATATGGACGCCGTGGTGAAAGTCTTTTGTGTTCACACAGAGCCAAATTATTCACTGCCATGGCAGAGAAATAGGCAGTATAGTTCGTTTAGCAGCGGGTTTGTGATTGGAGGAAGAAGGATATTGACTAATGCACATTCTGTCGAGCATTACACCCAAGTTAAGCTCAAGAAACgcggctctgataccaagtatTTAGCTACTGTCCTTGCTATTGGAACTGAATGCGATATTG CTATGCTAACAGTTGACGGTGATGAGTTTTGGGAAGGAGTTTCCGCTATTGAGTTCGGCGAATTGCCTGCGCTTCAAGATTCTGTGACGGTTGTAGGATACCCAATTGGTGGAGACACAATTTCTGTGACTAGTGGAGTTGTTTCAAGAATTGAGATTCTATCTTATGCTCATGGTTGCACAGAGCTTCTAGGCTTGCAGATAGATGCTGCAATAAACTCTGGAAATTCGGGTGGGCCAACTTTTAATGATAAAGGTCAATGCATTGGCATTGCTTTTCAGTCCTACAGTCATACAGATGCTGAAAATATAGGGTATGTGATACCAACACCAGTCATCTCACACTTTATTAAAGATTTTGAGAAGAATGGAGCATATACAG GATTTCCATTGCTTGGAATTAAATGGCAGAAAATGGAAAATCCAGATTTGCGTATGGCCGTGGGTATGAAACATGATCAGAAGGGTGTTCGAATCAAAAGAATTGATCCCACAACTCCTGAATCTGAAGTTCTAAAGCCATCTGACATTATTCTTAGCTTCGATGGCGTAGACATTGCCAATGATGGGACAG TTCCTTTTCGGCATGGAGAACGGATAGGTTTTAGTTATCTTGTTTCCAAGAAGTATACAGGAGATAACGCAGTTATTACAATTCTCCGCGATTCTGAGATTCTGATTGTTGATATCACACTTTCTGTTTATCAATACATCGTTCCAGCACACGTTCAAGGCAGACCACCTTATTATATTATTTCAGGATTTGTGTTCATAGCCGTTTCTGATCCATATCTCATTGCTGAG TATGGTGACGATATGGAAGGTCCTGTCAAGCTTATGGAAAAAGTTACGCACTCGATGCGACGATCCCCAGATGAGGAGATTGTGTTGGTTTCTCAG GTTCTTGCCGCTGATATTAATGTCGGCTATGAGGACATTGTCGATACTCAG GTTATAGCTTTCAATGGAAGACCTGTGAGGAACCTGAAGAGCTTGGCTTGCATGGTAGAGTTTTGTACTGATGAATATTTGAAATTCGAATTGGAGTATGATCAG ATTGCAGTTCTTCGTACGGAGCCTGCTAAGGAAGCTACTGACGATATTCTTACTACACATTCCATACCTTCAGCAATGTCCGACGATATTAAAGAATTCATCTCTTAG
- the LOC126672899 gene encoding transcription elongation factor TFIIS-like, translating into MNRLTWKNLKKLQTLLTLLYKYNSVSTLKDIHHAKIKNQRMVYIERSTEKDLIDLFEVALFASKGAEKRDERRCRRALTRIKEYPHHHISAQFLLRNKIATGIISMRSHPCHKIQRLSRQIVSMWKTKFSHEPTPTAEKPSKFQNSETSKKVPACNSSARDNLKKEILKGLCMVLQETNNSTTRDPVRVAASLESELFLKWGVLSNGNRDKYKSVLSKLKDPKNSDFRTRIMIGEISPERVVFLSTLEIASDLTKARHRAQELKKDHLFQFNF; encoded by the exons ATGAACCGCCTCACTTGGAAGAATTTGAAGAAACTACAAACCCTACTAACTCTACTCTATAAATACAACTCAGTCTCAACTCTCAAGGACATTCATCA TGCAAAAATCAAGAATCAAAGAATGGTTTACATAGAAAGAAGTACGGAGAAAGATCTGATAGATTTGTTCGAAGTTGCATTGTTTGCATCCAAAGGAGCCGAAAAAAGGGATGAACGTCGATGCCGCCGTGCACTAACTCGCATAAAGGAGTACCCTCATCATCATATTTCTGCGCAGTTTCTTCTCCGCAACAAAATCGCCACAGGCATTATCTCAATGAGATCACACCCTTGCCACAAAATCCAGAGGCTGTCTCGTCAGATAGTTTCCATGTGGAAGACCAAGTTTTCTCACGAACCAACTCCCACAGCCGAGAAACCTTCTAAATTTCAGAACAGCGAAACCAGCAAGAAAGTTCCAGCGTGCAACAGTTCCGCCAGGGACAATTTAAAGAAAGAAATATTAAAGGGTTTATGCATGGTGCTTCAGGAAACAAATAATTCTACAACACGTGATCCGGTGAGAGTTGCTGCTTCTTTGGAGTCGGAGTTGTTTTTGAAGTGGGGAGTCTTAAGTAATGGAAATCGTGATAAATACAAGTCAGTCTTGTCCAAACTCAAAGATCCCAAGAACTCTGATTTTCGGACAAGAATTATGATTGGAGAAATAAGTCCTGAGAGAGTAGTTTTCTTGAGTACGCTTGAGATAGCCAGTGATCTCACAAAAGCCCGCCATCGAGCTCAAGAACTAAAGAAAGATCATCTCTTTCAATTCAACTTCTGA